DNA from Bradyrhizobium japonicum USDA 6:
GCATTTCGGCAACGTCATCGGCGCGGGCGTGACGCGCCTCGTCAGCCGCGCCCCTGTCGTCGCCAATCAGGTTTCATCCGCGCTGTCGATGAGCTGGCCGATCCGCACGGCCGACATCGTCATGGGCAGCGCCGGCTTCTTCGACCGCATCACGCTGAACTCCAAGGACATGGAGCGCGAATATTCGCGCTACCCGCAGGCCTACCGGTCGCGCATGGTGCATGTCCCGCACGGCTTCGAGGACAAGGCCCTCATCCTGCCGAAGAGCGCCGCCCGACAGAAATTCAACCTGCCGCCGGACCGCGTCCTGCTCGGCTGCGCGGCGCGGCTGCATCCGCACAAGCGGCTCGATGCGGCGATACGCCTCCTGCCGGACGAGCCGTCGTGGCACCTTGCGCTCGCCGGCCAGGGCGCCGACGAAGCGCGACTGCGGCAGCTCGCGGACGAGCTGAACGTCTCGGACCGATTGCATCTGCTCGGCGAAATCGCGCCACGCCAGATCGCGGATTTTCTCGCCTGTCTCGACATATTCGTGTTTCCGACGCAGGCCGAGACCTTTGGCCTCGCCGCCGTCGAGGCCGCCAACGCCGGCGTTCCCTCGGTCGTCACCGATCTTCCCGTGCTGCGCGAGGTGCTGTCCTTCGAAGGAAAGCCCACTGCCCTCTTTGTCGATGCTTCAGATCAAGCGAAGCTGTCGGCTGCCGTCTCCAGACTCCTGACCGACCAAGCACTGAGCGATGAACTGCAACAAAACGCCAAAGGCCTGAGGCTGCGCTATTCGGTCGATGCGATGGTTGAGGAATACGTTCAAATCCTCAACCAGCTCATCTGAGCCGATGCGCTGGAATAGGTTGGCTCGACATGATCAT
Protein-coding regions in this window:
- a CDS encoding glycosyltransferase family 4 protein; this translates as MLHYQPNKELGETTATELARLNGSERKLHVLLVQTQAENAGAQEISRLLGAGLSARGHRVSNLFFFRKSDSFDEPPETFYCASSRPGNPVALLRMLWTLGGHIRATRPDAVLTFQHFGNVIGAGVTRLVSRAPVVANQVSSALSMSWPIRTADIVMGSAGFFDRITLNSKDMEREYSRYPQAYRSRMVHVPHGFEDKALILPKSAARQKFNLPPDRVLLGCAARLHPHKRLDAAIRLLPDEPSWHLALAGQGADEARLRQLADELNVSDRLHLLGEIAPRQIADFLACLDIFVFPTQAETFGLAAVEAANAGVPSVVTDLPVLREVLSFEGKPTALFVDASDQAKLSAAVSRLLTDQALSDELQQNAKGLRLRYSVDAMVEEYVQILNQLI